The Hypanus sabinus isolate sHypSab1 chromosome 23, sHypSab1.hap1, whole genome shotgun sequence genome includes the window GGACTTGCTGATGGGAATGAAAATCAAGAATTGTTAGTTGTACTCTCACCTGTTGGCAAGTTTATTGCCTGGCACTTGCAAGATGTGAATGTATAATTTCTGTTATTATACAGTCAGGTGATGCGTTAAAGAGCTGGAGTTGTAATACCCTGTGTTTTGATGAGCTGGAAATTATTGATGATGGTGAGTAAACCATTGGGTCAATACTTACTTTTTGATATTTTGGTAGAAAGGACATAGTTGATCAATTTTACGGATTGCAGGAGATGTTAGTGTTACCTTGCAAGCACTTTCATGTCGTCTGCTTCCATATAGCCTTTCCAGTGCTCTCACTCTTCCTTTGTATCATGTGGAATACAGCTACTGTATTTAATTAAAGTTTGGCTTCTGCTTTGCCAAGGACAACTTGGATGGAACTCAAGAAGGATCATCAATTTGGTGATTACCTACAGTCATATGAATTGGGAGAGGAAGCACaccactctgctctgccatttaataaaatTATGGCTAATCTGATCATAATCTCAACTTCCTTCTCACCCTAGTTAGTTGCAAATGATTCAaagttctttttcaatctttttattaatttaaaaaaaacataacataatattatattacatatgttatgaatacaatagatttgaaattgagttgataacaagataacaatatcttattaaactatcagcaaaaaaggatcatacaatatcaatctaatctatattgattatacatgaaaagattaaaaataatcatcaaaaggaaaagaaaaaaaaagtaaaatataagaaaaaatgtatatttaaagaaataataaaaaaaaaactaaacctaaactaacatgggcaataataatagtttatatgtatatgatagtgtcaaaaactccggaactccataccagaacaagaaaaataagagtaaaggtctggaagaagtcaaattaattcatgtgaaagtgtcgaatgaacggtccccaagtttcttcaaatttaattgatgaatgaaaaatagtacttctaattttttctaaacttaagcaagaaatagtttgagaaaaccattgaaatgtggtaggaggatttacttctttccaattttgtaatatagatctcctggctATTAATAttgcaaaggcaatcattcgtctaattgaaggggagaatcgactatcatcttcatttggaataccaaaaattgcagtgataaaatgaggttgtaaatcaatattccaaattgaggaaatggtagcaaatatgtccttccaataattatgtaaagtaggacatgaccaaaacatgtgggtcaatgaagccacatctaaatgacatctgtcacattgaggattaacatgagaataaaaccgagcaagcttatctttagacatatgagctctattgtacaaccttaaattgtattaaagcatgtttagcacatatagaagacgaattaaccatttgtaaaattttttcccatttttccgttgaaatattgtattgaagttctttttcccattcctgtttaattctacctgatatctctggttgtatcttcataatcatattataaataagagccactaatctcttctgacagggatttaaagtaaaaatcatatctgaaaaatctatcaaagttgaattaggcatgatggtaaaactttatataaaaagtttctaatttgtaagtatctaaaaaaattagatttaggtaatttaaatttgttagaaagttgatcaaaagacatcaaactaccttcagaaaaaagatcgcgaaaacatattatacctttccttttccatatactaaaagcttgatctgttaaagagggtttaaagaaaaaattaagtaagatagggctatcaagaacaaagttttttagagtaaaaaatttacgaaattgaaaccaaattcgtaatgtatgtttgacaatagggttagatatctgtttattaagtttagctaagtcaacagggagagaagagccaagaacagaaaataaagaatatccttgtgtagtgttacattctaaatttacccactgtgggcacaatggtaaatctaaatctaatttccagtataataaattccgaatattattcgcccaatagtaaaatctaaaattgggtaaagctaaaccaccatcttttttagatttctgtaactgtcttttacttaatctggggtttttattttgccacacaaatgaggaaatatttgaatcaatgctatcaaaaaaagacttaggaataaaaattggtaaggcttgaaataaatataaaaatttcggtaaaatcatcattttaacagcattgatccgaccaaccaatgataaggataaaggagaccatctagtagtaagttgttgaatttgatgaagcataggtaaaaaattcaatctgaataaatctttatatttcttggtaatttttatacctaaataaataaaattatcagtaacaattttaaatggtatcctgtcattcagtaaagtttgtgcatttaaagggaaaagttcgctcttatccaaatttaatttgtaaccagaaaaactaccaaattgagccaacaaggatagaatagcgggaatagaattatcaggatcagaaatatataacaacaagtcatcagcatagagcgataacttgtataatttctcattacgggtaataccagaaatattaggggattcacgaatagcaatggctaaaggttctaatggaatattaaataataaaggacttaagggacaaccttgtctcgtaccacgagataattgaaaaaaagaggatctataattattcgtaagaacagaagcaacaggtttataatatattaatttaatccatgatataaaattagaactaaaattaaaattcttcaaggcattaaataagtatgtccattcaactctatcaaaagctttttcagcatctaatgaaataacacattctggggttgtgggtgatgattcgaagttcaaagttcaaatttatttttattatcaacattaacaattctgagattcattttcttgcaggcattcacagaatacAAGAAacgcaacagaatcaatgaaaggccgctctcaaccagtgtgtaaaagacaacaaaccaagtgggctaagtacacatctctgaggtgcgccagtgttaatcgtcagtgaggaggagatattgtcactagtctgcacagattgtgatcttccagcTAGTAAGCCAAGGATCCCTCTCGTTGCCCCCtctcactctcaatccacaacagagacccataacagaatcaaggttgtcatcactcacatatatcatgaaatttgttgttttttgtggcagcagtacaatgcaatacataatattactacagtactgtgcaaaagtcttcctGGCTATATACACAGCACTGTAGATCAACTGTGAATGGCACAGGACATCTCAGTTTTACGTAATTAGAGTGCTAGAACACTGAGGCATCTTTCTGCAATAAATTTCCCAAAGtatcactatttaaataatactcTCCCTTTCTTTTCTCCCCTTTATTAAAGTGAATAACTTAACACCTATCCGCATTATATTGCATCTGCTGTGTATTTTCCACTGATTTAGCTTACCTAAATCACCTTGAAATCACTTGGTATCATCCTCACAACTCCaccaagtttaaagttcaaagcaaatttattatcaaagtacatatacgtcaccatatacaaccctgagatccaatttcttgcaggcatactcaataaatctattgaataataaccataacaaaatcaatgaaatattcaaccagagtgcaaaggacaacaaagtgtgcaaatacaaaaggaaagagatactaatagtaaataaataagtaataaaaatcaagaatgtgagatggaaattccttgaaagtgagtccataggttgtggaaacatttcaatgctgGCGCAAGTGAAGTTATCGCCTTTGATTCCAgaaatggttgtggggtaataacttttcctgaccTTGATGGCATGAGTCCTGGAgctcctgttccttcttcctgatggcagcagtgagaagagagcattgcctggatggtgggtgttcctgatgatggatgctgctttcctgtgacaacatttaGTATTGTAAGTAAATTTAGAAATGTTAGGTCATTCAAATCATTGTGAATAACGGGGCCCATGGACTGATCCGTGCACTCCCCTTTCATCGCTATCTGAAAATGTCCTACCTACTCCTTTATTTTTCTCTTGTCTTTCAACCAATTTAAACAAAAATTATATATTATTTGACTGTATTCAAGTGATTTCTTTAAGGTCTACACAGTTGCACTGTTGTGCCACAATTGCTTTGTGACAACCAACCATACCTGTGAGTAGGAAGTGACCAGCAGGTCATGTGGTTCCTTAGACTTTTAACCTGATTTAATTCTGACCAGTTCTATTGGAATTTTACCTCAGCAGGAGAAGCAGCAATGTCTGACAAAAATGTTCTACAAGCTTGGGACTATGTAATATTTGCCTCTATGCTACTTGTATCTACTATAACTGGCATTTATTTTGCTTATAAAAATAAAAAGGCAAAGGGATTAACTACAGAAGAATGCTTGATAGGAAGTCGGTAAGTGAACAGCAAAAGGCAAGGCTGTTTCAAATCTATACGGTTATGTAAATCTATATGTTTATGTAAAAAGCAGCATCATTATCAAAATTATTAGTAATAATATAATTTATTTGCATTTATTTAGTTAACATATTTGAACAATTTAATGTATTTGTACAGATACAAGTTTTTAATAAGACTGGACAACTTAGGCTGTGTGACCAACATCAATGGTTAATACATAATTACCTCAGCAAGTTCTGAAAAGGAGACATAAAAAGTTGGCTGATGATATTAGAGGAGATGATTGTGCTCTTATAAGATAAAGCATGTCTTGATATAGTAACTTATATGAATCATTCCAAAATGcttgcaagggttcccaaccacgGACCCTTTTGTTAATGGTGAGtcgccatggcataaaaaaggttgggaatccttgCTACAGGAAAAAGAATATCGAACTGGCATGCTGTAATGTAGGCTAACCACCAAGGTAGGCACAGCAGTTTCCCACACAGAACAATGTGGTGATGATATGAGATTTTAATAATGTTTTTGAGGGGTTGATATTGTCCAGGAATGCCTCCTAGACTCTATTAAGGTACTGTTTAGGGACTTTTATCAGAAGACAGAAGGGGTCTGTTTTAGCATCTCATCCAAAAGTTAGCATATCTGATATGGCTGCACACATTATTGCAAAACTGAGCTGGAGAGTCCACTGGACTTTGGTGCTGAAGTCTCTAGTGTGGGGGTTTGGATTCACAACATTCTGACCCAGGCATTTGTTAAATTTGTAAAAGAGAAATAGGATATATAGAGCAGATAGAAGAGAACCTGAGTGTCTGTGCAAGAGTCAGCACTTTCAGGAAGATATGTACTAACTGTATAGAAATGgaattttacaggaaaataagcaGTTATCATTTCTCCCCACAGACAAATTTCTGCTTTCCCAATTGCTCTTTCACTGGCTGCCAGTTTTTTGTCTGCTATCACCGGTAAGTGAGTTTCATTGCATGAAGAAAGTAACTGTCTCAGAAATAGCTTATTATTTCTTGAAATACGCTCAAGAGTACAAGAAAATATGAGGACTAGGCAGTTATGCCCTTCAAACCTGCTCCATATATtagagggttcccaacctggggtacaTGGACCCTTGttcaatggtattggtccatgacacaAGAAAGTTTGGTAACCCTTGATTTAATATGATCATTACTGGTCTTAGAGCATaattcataggagcagaattaggccattcagcccatcgagtccactctgccatttcatcatgactgatcccaggtcccactcaaccccatacattgccctctcaccatatcccttgatgctctgaccgatcaagaatcttatcaacttccgctctaaatatacccacggacttggcctccaccgcagtctgtgtcagagcattccacaaattcatcactctttggctaaaaaaaaccttctgttctaaaaggtcacccctcaattttgaggctgtgccctctagttctgggtacCCCCCCAGAGGAACCATACCCTCCATGTCCACCTTATCTAgtgctttcaacattcggtaggttacaatgagatctccccacatccttctaaattctagtgaatacaggcccaaagctgccaaacgcaaCTCAtgtgttaacctcttcattcccaggatcatcctcgtgaacctcctctattctctccaatgacaatacatcctttttgagataaggggcccaaaactgtgtcTTATAGAGcttcagcattacctccttgtttttatattctattccccttgaaatcaatgccaacactgcatttgccttctttaccacagactcaacctgcgaattaaccttctgggagacatgcacaaggacttctaagtccctctgcacctctgatgtttgaattctctccccatttagacactattccatctgtcaGTTTTTGCCCTTTCTTCCGATTTGTCTgtcttgctgcaatcacattgcttcctcagctctacctacccctccacctaccttcatatcatctgcaaactttgccacaaagcaatcaattccactatctaaataattgataaacaatgtgaaaagtagtggtcctaatactgacccctgtggaacaccattagtctttagcagccaaccagaaaaggcccttttatTCAAACTTGCTGCCTCaggcctgtcagccattcctctgtccatgccagtatctcaCCTGTAACACCATAAAATTTTAACTTgataaagcagcctcatgtgaagtACTTTatgaaatgccttctgaaaatctaagtagataacattcactgcctctcctttgtccaccctgcttgctatttcctccTAGAAttataacagatttgtcagacaagattttcttttacagaaaccatcctgactttgacttattttatcattagtttccaagtaccctgaaaccttgttcttaataatgaactccaacactttcccaaccactgaggttcgggttactggcctataatttcctcttttttgtcttcccttcttaaagagtgatttgcaattttccagttcttccGGACaataccagaatcaagtgattcttgaaagatcatgaccagtgcatcaattatctcttcagcaacctctttcaggactttCAGCTGCTTCAATAATGACATTCCTTCCATCAAAGATGTAATGCTTACACACAGCTTCACAGCAGGATAGcattgcaggagttcctcagagcTGAATCTTAATAGCAGCGCATAGAGGAGTGGTTAGTTTATTGCTTTTATAGTGCTAACAaccaaggttcaattcccactgctgtctttaaggagtttgtgtgcttgtcttgtgaccatgtgggtttcctcccagcgCACTAGCTTCCTTGCATATTCCAAAAAtgcatgggttagtaggttaacaggtcacatgggtgtaactgggcagtgtgggctcactgtcagaatggcctgttactgtgctgtatctctaaataaagatgAAAAACATAATCCAGAATAAAGCAGGTGTTTTATGGTAATGTTTATCCCATTCATTCCCCTATATGTTCATGTCTACACCAATGATACACGATTGCAAAATGTACCACCCACAAAATGCATTACAATAACTCTCCTAGACTAATGCCAAATCAACAACCACAAAAGCTTCAAGTACATGGAAACATCACACCTACATGCTATCTCCAAGTTACACACCGTCCCAGAcaacccaccctgcaaaaactcatttcagggaggtagcatcatcaatttgcgggagactcccgaGAGAGGTGGGATGTttgccatcctgacttggaattataggaccataagacataagagtaaattaggctattcagcccatcatgtcagcTCTACtcttccatcatgactgattcattattcctctgaaccccattcttctaccttctccccataacattcgacacccttattaatcaaggacCCATtagcctctgttttaaatatactgaatAACTTGGCCTCCTCAATCAAGATGACTAAAGTTTATACTTGCATGATTTTTGACTGAGGATACTCCATCAAAATTAGAGACCAGTTTTCTGAATGCAGAATGGAAAATAATCACAAACAGTGTGTAAATTAGCCTCTTAGCTAAAGGTGGATTCATTCATTTTTCTTAAGCTAATGTGCAAACAGTCCAGTGAACCAAAGTCATTTTATGAAAGTATAATGATCCAGAAAGCACTGTGTGAAAGGAGAGTGGAAATAACAGTGAAGGTAATTTTCAAAATCCAAATAGGTATCTTTGAAATTGAACAATCTGCAAGGCTATGCAGAACATGAAAATGAGAATATTTTAACTTGGGTTGTTCAATGAAATAATGTAACAGTAATGGTATGAATTATCTTCTTTGCTGTAAGTTGTATGATTCTACCATAATAATCTAGTTTCAAGAAAAAGACTGCAGGGGCACATTGGCCTAAATTAAAAGAAAACAAGTCACATACCTCTTCAGGAAACTCTTCACTGACCAGAGACATAATCAAAGATGTCTTCCCCACCTTAGCTGcacaaaggaaaataaataactTTACTCTTTAGTCATGATCACCTGTCAGCACATCAGGTGGTTCACCAGCAGGTTTACAATTCATTGCTAATACCTGGTGAGGTGGTAAGGGCCTTACCCGAACACATATCAAGCAGAGTTTGCTTTAAATGACTGCTTAATTACTTTCCCATATTCAGTGTTCCCAAAGATGCTTTACTCAGAAAAAGGATCAATATGAAAATGCTAAGGTCATATATAGAGAGGCAAGCAGTAGTGTTTAGTGTGGAAGTCTAGGGCCGGAGGGCGtagcctcagaattgaagaaGCGTCTCCTTagtacagaaatgaggaggaacttctttagccaggggtggtgaatctgtgaaattcattgccacagacagctgtggagggcaagtcattgagtATGCTTAAAGCAGGTGCTGACAGgctcttgatcagtaagggagtcgaaggttacagggagaaggcaggagaatggggttgagagggatgataaactagccatgatggaatggtggagcagactcaatggaccaaatgatcTAATATTGCTCTTATGTCTTAATGGCCTTATGGTCTACTGGAGAACTCCTTGGGAAGAACACTTGCTCTAGCAAAGCATGACAAACTCTTATTTGAAGCACTTTAAGTTTGCAAGCGCAAAGGTTTGCCTGCCTGCCTCTTTGCGGGATGCATGAAGCTGTCTTTGTTTCAGTTTTACACAAAGTACAACAAATGTGCTGTTTCTCTAGTATATCAGTAACTGGATTGGTGTCGTTTCTCACAACTGTACAGAACTCACAAAACTCATTACCTCAATTTCCATCCTGTTAACACTTTCACATGGACCAGCTCTGTCTTTTATTCTGCATCTCTCCATCTCAGAACACAAGGACCACGCACATCTTTTGCAAGCCTACAGACTCCCATTGCAGT containing:
- the LOC132379913 gene encoding sodium-coupled monocarboxylate transporter 2-like, coding for MSDKNVLQAWDYVIFASMLLVSTITGIYFAYKNKKAKGLTTEECLIGSRQISAFPIALSLAASFLSAITAEDGKRRSRELAVRSNPAGMRDSMESKMGGSTGDQ